A section of the Cutibacterium granulosum genome encodes:
- a CDS encoding type B 50S ribosomal protein L31, which translates to MKQGIHPGYHSVVFRDISAGMTFLTRSTATSSKHIGEDGNTYPLIDVDITSASHPFYTGRAKIIDTSGQVERFNRRYGRNT; encoded by the coding sequence ATGAAACAGGGCATCCATCCCGGCTACCACTCGGTGGTCTTTCGAGACATCTCAGCGGGCATGACCTTTCTCACGAGATCGACTGCCACCAGTTCCAAACACATCGGGGAGGACGGCAACACCTACCCCCTCATCGATGTCGACATCACCTCAGCCAGCCACCCCTTCTACACCGGGCGAGCCAAGATCATCGACACCTCTGGTCAGGTGGAGAGATTCAACCGACGCTACGGCAGGAACACATGA